The DNA sequence TACGCCCTCAACACGGGCGGAACGGCGGTTGCCCTGCGCGCCGACAGATCGGAATACACGATTAACGAATACGGTGCCTATACGCAGTTGGCCAAAGAACTCCGGTTTGGCCAACTCGTGACGCTGAAACCAACCGTGGCCATCCGGTACGACAAGAACCAGTATTTCAACGGCGGGTTTACGCCGAGGGCCTCGGCTGTGCTGAGCCTTGGGGCGCATAATTTCCGGGGTTCCTGGCAGAGTGCTTTCCGCAACCCATCGCCGGGGCAGTTATTTGCCGTACCTGCCGCCGGGCAGGGGGGCGAGGTGGGTGGTTCGCTGCTGGCGGCCACCGCAGCCGGGCTGCTTTCCAATCCGGTGTACCTGGATTCGGACGTAAAAGAGTTTACCGCCGGACGTATCACCGAATCGCAGCTGCGGAGCCGGGCCTATGATCCTACTACGTTTACGACCGAAAAGATAAAGACTTGGGAGGTGGGGTATAAAACGCTGGTCAATAACAAGTTTTTTATCGACGCTTTTTACTTCCATAGTCGATACACCGATTTCATTGCGGCCCAGAGTTTCTACCAGTCAAACACCGGTCAGCTTGCCGACTTCTCGACCAATGCCTTCCGGACGCTGCAGGTCAACTTCAATAACTTCAACGAGATATTTGTCGATGGCTACGGCCTGGGGGCTGAATACGGCCTGGGCCGGGGCTACACCGTGAGCGGTAACTATGCCCACCAGGTTGGTACGGTAACTCTGCGCGACGCGCAGGGCAACATCCGCAACGACTTGTCGGGTGTGCCGGTGATCAAGCGGAGAATGAGTAATCCGGAAGTGTCGCAATTGGGGCGCAACTTCTTTATCTCGCCCGAAAATCGCTACAATATCAGCCTGAGCAACCCGCGCATCACCAACCGGCTCGGTGCTACCATCACCTACCGCTGGACCGATAAGATGTGGGTAGAGCAGGGGACGACGGCGGGCGATATCTGGCTGCCAAGCTGGACGAGTGTCGACGCGCAGGTGTCCTACAAAATGGTGCCCCTCAAGTCGACGATCAAACTCGGTGGTACCAACATCCTGAACAACTACTACGCGCAGGGCTACGGGCTGGCCCGGATCGGTGGTCTGTACTACGTCAGCATTACGTTCGACGAGCTGATGCGGTAGGTGAATAGCTCATTTGGTGTAGATGCGTAATACGTTTGTGTTCATTCACATATGCCCGATTTCAAGCAACAAGTTATTTACCAGATATACCCGCGTTCCTTTGCCGATTCCAACGGCGACGGCGTGGGTGATCTGATGGGGATTATCCAGAAACTCGACTACCTGCACAATCTGGGTGTCGACATCCTGTGGCTCAGCCCCATTTTTCAATCGCCCAACGCCGATAACGGCTACGACATCAGCGACTACGAAGCCATCCAGCCTGCCTTCGGCGATATGGATGACTTCGACGAGCTGCTGCTGGGGGTGCATAAGCGGGGTATGAAACTGATGCTGGATCTGGTGGTCAACCACAGCTCCGACGAACACCGCTGGTTCCGGGAAAGCCGCAAAAGCAAGGATAACCCATACCGGGATTATTACATCTGGCGGCCCCCCCTGGCCGAGGGCAATCCCCCCAATAACTGGCAGTCCTTTTTCTCCGGCCCCGCCTGGACGTATGACGAAACGACGGGTGACTATTACCTGCATCTTTTTGCGGAGAAACAGCCTGACCTGAACTGGGAAAATCCGAAGCTACGGCAGGAGATCTACGCCATGATGCGGTTCTGGCTCGAAAAAGGGGTCGACGGGTTTCGGATGGACGTGATTCCATTTCTGTCGAAAGAGCAGTCGTTTCCTGACTATCCGGACGGGCGCTATGGTGATCTGACCATCCATGCCAACGGTCCCCGTATTCACGAGTTTTTGCAGGAAATGAACCACGAGGTGCTCAGCCAGTTCGATTGCCTGACGGTAGGCGAAGGCTTTGGGGTATCGGCAAGCCAGGCGAACCTGTACGTTGGCCGCGACCGGCACGAGTTGAACATGATCTACCACTTCGATCATGCTGTGCCGCGTGAGGAATACCGGTTTGTTGATCCGGCACCCGAGTTTACATTGCCCGAACTGAAAGCTGTTTTTCGTACGTGGGACGATGCCATCGGCACGCAGGGCTGGCAAAATGTGTATTTCGGCAATCACGATAACCCGCGTATTGTGTCCCGCCTAGGCGACCCCGATACGTATCACTACGAGTCGGCGACGCTGCTGGCGGCCGTGTTGCTAACCCAGCGTGGAACGCCAAGTATTTACCAGGGCGACGAAATCGGTATGACCAACTGCCCCTTCACGAGCATTGCCGAGTATGACGATATTCAGGTAAAGAACGCGTATCGTGAACTGGTAGCGTCCGGCCAGTACCCGGCCGGTGTGTTTCTGAATACGGCCAACCGCATTGCCCGCGACCATGCCCGCACACCCATGCAGTGGTTTGCTACCCGGAACGCTGGCTTCACCAGTGGACGCCCGTGGCTGAAGGTCAACCCTAACTATACGCAGATCAACGTAGCTGACCAGCAGGTACGAACGGATTCTATCCTGCATTTCTACCAGCGACTGCTGCGATGGCGGAAGAAAACGCCCGCCATCTGGGACGGTACCTACCGGGATCTGCTGCCCGACCACCCAACCGTTTGGGCCTATGAACGGCGGCTGGGGGAGGAGCGGCTGGTTGTGGTGGCCAACGTTTCTGACAGCGACGTGTACGTACCCGACGTAGAAACCGGTGATATGGTGCTGGGCAACTACCCAACACCCGCTTTGGCACTACGGCCTTTTGAAGTTCGAATTTTACTAGACCGCGCCTGATACGAAGGGATTTTCAGCGGATAACCGGCCATAGTCTGTCCCATCCGTATCATCTGCCTCCTGCTTATTTATGCTCGATACCATCCTGCCTGTCCCCATTCGAACCACCGATCGCGTTGCCGAAATTGGCTGGTTCTGCGATCTCTGCGGGGGCGATACCGAATTTCTGGGTCAGCTCGACCCCAGCCGACGCAGTAGCTTCGAACACTGCAAAAACATCCTCCTCACCGCCGAAGCGCAGAATTTTAAGAACATTCTGCTGCCTACCTCTTACGTAGTGGGGCAGGAACCGATTGCGTTTGCCTCGGCGGTGGCGCAGCTGACGAGCGATATCAGCCTGCTTGTTGCCATCCGCACCGGCGAAAATCACCCGCCTATGCTGGCGCGGGCCATCAGCACCCTCGATCATCTGCTCGAAGGCCGCCTGACGGTGAACATCATTAACTCCGACCTGCCCGGCTACAAGGAAGACGGTCCATTGCGGTACCAGCGCTGCACCGAAACCATCGATATTCTGCGGCAGGGGTGGACGCAGGAGCGGATCATACACGACGGTCCCGTATTCGGGTCAATAAACCTGTCGAGCGCGCCCGTCAAACCCTACCAGCAACACGGCGGGCCGCTGTTGTACTTTGGCGGCATTGCCGATGGCGCGCGCGAAGTCTGCGCCCGCCAGTGCGACGTGTTTCTGATGTGGCCCGAGAAGGAAGAGAGTATCTATGCTACCATGCAGGACGTATCGGCGCGGGCGGCCCGCCACGGGCGAACGATCGACTTTGGGCTGCGTATCCACGTTGTTGTGCGGGAGACGGAAGCCGAAGCCCGCGCCTACACCCGGCGGCTGATGAGTAAGTTTGACGCTCAGCAGGCCGAAGCGCTGAAGCAGCGTACCCAGGACGCTAACTCGCTGGGCGTGGTCCGGCAGAATGAGATGCGTAAAGAAGCCGACGACGAAGGCTTTGTTGAACCCATCCTGTGGACCGGTATTGGCCGGGCGCGGTCGGGGGCGGGTGGGGCGCTGGTGGGAACGCCGGAGCAGATCATGGCGCAACTGAACCGCTACATGGATATGGGTATCCGGTCATTCATTTTCTCGGGTTACCCGCTCATCGAAGAGTGCGAATACTTCGGTAAATTGGTGCTGCCACACCTGCCCAATGTCCGTCTGGCCGACGTTCAGGGGCGCAGACCCGCCGAAATGCCCGCCACGCCACTGACATATGGTTCGCTAAGCTAGTAATGGAAACTACCCCTCATTACCCATTTTCGCGCACTGCCCGCAGGCCGTTCGGGAACCGGTTGACCGTTGTGATACTGATAGTGTGGCTGCTTTGTACCGGAGCATTCAGCACTGCCCAGCCTAAAGCAACGCCCGCCGGAGCGGCCCGTTCGGCACCCGCCCGGTTTAATGTCATCGCGTTTTACACGGCTAAAAATGATCCGGCGCATGTGAGCTACGTCCATGAAGCCAACCGGTGGTTCGCCCGCGAAGCGACCCACCACGCTTTTGCCTATGATTCGACGAGTGACTGGGCAAACCTCAATCCAACCTTTTTGGCCAGGTACCAGGTCGTGCTGTTTCTGGATACACGGCCTGAAGAACCGGCGCAGCGGGCCGCTTTTCAGGACTATATGGAAAAAGGCGGGGCATGGATGGGATTTCACTTTGCAGGTTTCGCCCTGACGCCCTCAACCTATCCGCAGAACTGGGACTGGTATCACAACCAGTTTCTGGGTTCGGGGCAGTACAAAAGCAACACATGGCGACCTACCTCGGCGGTGCTGCGGGTCGATGATCCGGCGCATCCCGCTACCAAAGGCCTGCCCAAAACATTCCGGTCGGCACCCAACGAGTGGTACCGCTGGACCAACGATTTACGGATGAATCCAGCTATCGATATACTGGTGTCCATCGATTCAAGCAGTTATCCGCTTGGTACCGGTCCCAAGCCAAACGAGATCTGGCACAGTGGTTATTACCCGGTGGTCTGGACTAATCGGAACTACCGGATGCTCTACGTGAACATGGGGCACAACGATATTGATTACGAGCATAAAACAAACAAGGAACTATCGGCTACCTTTAGCAGCGAAACCCAGAATCAATTGATTCTTAACGGCCTGCTGTGGCTGGGTAAAGCCGGGGCGAAGCAGACAAAATGAATTAACTCTATTCTTTCTTCTATGCGGACTGAAGCCCGCGTTACCGACAAGCCATGGCAGTACTGAAACAGATCAACCAGGTGGTTGCCTTCTTGCTTGAGCTAGTCATGTTATATATGCTGGCCGTTGGAGGTTATCAGTTTGGGAAAGGAAGCTGGCGATACGTAGTGGCCATTGGCCTGCCCGTGCTGGCTATCGGGCTGTGGGGGTATTTTTCTGCCCCCCGGTCAGCCCATCGGCTGACGTTTCCGTACCTGTCCGTGTTCCATCTCGTTGTATTCGGTAGTACGGCGCTCCTTTGGTACCTGACTGGCCACCAGCGATCAGCTATTTTATTTCATGTACTTGTGGTGCTGAGCGAAGTTATAGCGGTCGCGGTCACGCTAAACCAATAGACTACGCTCGTTTCGATTACCCTACCAGATGCTCTCCCAACTCGAAACCATCGATATCGTTGTCCTCGTCCTGATGCTGGCGATCATGCCCACGGCGGGTATCCTTGTGGCGTTACGCAAAAAAAACGCCGAGGATTATTTCCTGGCTGGGCGCAGCATTCGCTGGTGGACCGTGGCGGGTTCGGTGTTCGGGACCAACATCAGCTCGTTTCACCTGATTGGTATGCTGGGCATTGGCTACTCGATCGGTTTCGTACAGGCGCATTACGAGATCGTTTTCCCGGCCATTCTGCTGCTGTGTTTCGTTTTTCTGGCGTCTTACCGTCGGCTGGAAGTGTTCACGCTGTCGCAATACTTGGAAGTACGCTACAACGCGACCGCCCGACTCATTTATACTATCCTGCTGGTGCTCATCATTCTGGTGCAGCTGGTGGGGGCGTTCTACGTAGGAAGTATCACGCTGCAATGGCTGTTTGGCGGGAGTAGTTTCGAAATCTCATACCTGACGGGCCTGCTGCTCATCGGGGCCGTTACGTGCAGCTATACCATTTGGGGGGGGATGGAGTCGATCGTTATCACCGACACGATTCAGACGTTGATGATGCTCACCGCCGGGTTT is a window from the Spirosoma rigui genome containing:
- a CDS encoding LLM class flavin-dependent oxidoreductase gives rise to the protein MLDTILPVPIRTTDRVAEIGWFCDLCGGDTEFLGQLDPSRRSSFEHCKNILLTAEAQNFKNILLPTSYVVGQEPIAFASAVAQLTSDISLLVAIRTGENHPPMLARAISTLDHLLEGRLTVNIINSDLPGYKEDGPLRYQRCTETIDILRQGWTQERIIHDGPVFGSINLSSAPVKPYQQHGGPLLYFGGIADGAREVCARQCDVFLMWPEKEESIYATMQDVSARAARHGRTIDFGLRIHVVVRETEAEARAYTRRLMSKFDAQQAEALKQRTQDANSLGVVRQNEMRKEADDEGFVEPILWTGIGRARSGAGGALVGTPEQIMAQLNRYMDMGIRSFIFSGYPLIEECEYFGKLVLPHLPNVRLADVQGRRPAEMPATPLTYGSLS
- a CDS encoding YrdB family protein — its product is MAVLKQINQVVAFLLELVMLYMLAVGGYQFGKGSWRYVVAIGLPVLAIGLWGYFSAPRSAHRLTFPYLSVFHLVVFGSTALLWYLTGHQRSAILFHVLVVLSEVIAVAVTLNQ
- a CDS encoding glycoside hydrolase family 13 protein — translated: MPDFKQQVIYQIYPRSFADSNGDGVGDLMGIIQKLDYLHNLGVDILWLSPIFQSPNADNGYDISDYEAIQPAFGDMDDFDELLLGVHKRGMKLMLDLVVNHSSDEHRWFRESRKSKDNPYRDYYIWRPPLAEGNPPNNWQSFFSGPAWTYDETTGDYYLHLFAEKQPDLNWENPKLRQEIYAMMRFWLEKGVDGFRMDVIPFLSKEQSFPDYPDGRYGDLTIHANGPRIHEFLQEMNHEVLSQFDCLTVGEGFGVSASQANLYVGRDRHELNMIYHFDHAVPREEYRFVDPAPEFTLPELKAVFRTWDDAIGTQGWQNVYFGNHDNPRIVSRLGDPDTYHYESATLLAAVLLTQRGTPSIYQGDEIGMTNCPFTSIAEYDDIQVKNAYRELVASGQYPAGVFLNTANRIARDHARTPMQWFATRNAGFTSGRPWLKVNPNYTQINVADQQVRTDSILHFYQRLLRWRKKTPAIWDGTYRDLLPDHPTVWAYERRLGEERLVVVANVSDSDVYVPDVETGDMVLGNYPTPALALRPFEVRILLDRA
- a CDS encoding ThuA domain-containing protein encodes the protein MILIVWLLCTGAFSTAQPKATPAGAARSAPARFNVIAFYTAKNDPAHVSYVHEANRWFAREATHHAFAYDSTSDWANLNPTFLARYQVVLFLDTRPEEPAQRAAFQDYMEKGGAWMGFHFAGFALTPSTYPQNWDWYHNQFLGSGQYKSNTWRPTSAVLRVDDPAHPATKGLPKTFRSAPNEWYRWTNDLRMNPAIDILVSIDSSSYPLGTGPKPNEIWHSGYYPVVWTNRNYRMLYVNMGHNDIDYEHKTNKELSATFSSETQNQLILNGLLWLGKAGAKQTK